A window of Cellulomonas fimi contains these coding sequences:
- the yidD gene encoding membrane protein insertion efficiency factor YidD, producing the protein MTWRSVVRGAVRLPAQLVLLLLRGYQRFISPMTPPTCRFYPSCSQYAVIAVTRHGLLRGSWLAVRRLLRCHPWNPGGVDDVPPARPPHHHHRLHRHPDVAPSTH; encoded by the coding sequence TCAGTGGTCCGCGGTGCCGTGCGCCTCCCGGCTCAGCTCGTGCTGCTCCTCCTGCGGGGGTACCAGCGCTTCATCTCGCCGATGACGCCGCCCACCTGCCGCTTCTACCCGTCCTGCTCGCAGTACGCCGTCATCGCGGTGACCCGTCACGGGCTGCTGCGCGGCTCGTGGCTCGCCGTCCGGCGCCTGCTGCGGTGCCACCCCTGGAACCCCGGCGGCGTCGACGACGTTCCACCGGCGCGGCCCCCGCACCACCACCACCGTCTTCACCGTCACCCTGACGTGGCTCCGTCCACGCACTGA